GAACACAGTACATACATAGGCGTGCATATATAAGAGCATACACTCATCCCTACGAACACACACGCATTCAGATCAACTACCATCCAGACGCGGAAAGCCGCCGCGTTGTCCTACGACCGACTTGGGCGGCAGAGCTGCCAACACCGTTCTAGCTTTCCTCTTGCTCTCGCCGCCGCTAGCCAGGGACGCCGGAGGAAAGCCCCTCGCAATGGTCGGCGGCAACAAGCACTCTCCAGCACGTCCATCTGCTCCTCCACATTCCTCTCTCTATTGGATCTCGATATCCGTGCAAGGctcatgccgccgccgccgtcctggCTGGGCCTCCTTCCCACGGCTCTTCCCGGGCTAGGCCTATTCCAATGTCAACGTCCATCCACGTGGACATGGTCCCTGCCTTCGGCGTGGTTGGGTAATGCCTTGTCATATAGGGATCGACACGACAATGTTTGCCAGGGGCTTCGGCTGCCGCCGGCTGTACAATGGTGTGCTGTAGCTGGGAGGCTCCATGGTTTTTCTGGGGTAGTCGTGTCCTCGTAGATGCCGGCTAGGATCGGATTTTTTCGGATTCGGCTTCTTCATCTCTGATGGCTGTGATGGCATGGATGACCAATGCGGCAGCAGGGACATCACTGCTGATTTCGGTGACCATGAGAAGATCTGCGTGAGGGATCCCCTCCTTAGATCCAGTGGTTGCCTTTGGCGGTGAGAGGCAATCTATGGACGACGACTTGACGCAAAGGATATGACTATGCAGCGACGACGGTCGGTTTACAAGCTTTGCTGCATGTAGCTACTGGGATAGTGGAAAGGTGGTAGCGGCAACACATGATTGACTTCGACGAGCTCCAATGTGAAAACCTAGGCCTGATCCGAGTTGGTTATAGCTGGCAATGATCATGTTTTTGTATCGTTAccttgttgaagagattgctctGATATGCTCGGACTagttcttcagggtgaaaacctagaaTCTAACCTTTGTTAGTTGGATACAGTGACGGCGACACTTGAGCATGACTCCCTTCCTGAAGGTGTTGCTGTTAAAGAACTTCATTGTCCTTGTGGTGTCATGAGATGATTGGTGCGAATATGATCTTTGTAGTAGTTTCTTGATTGCGGATTAGATCCCTTCGGGATACTTTTCCTCGCTTAGGAATAGCTATGGTCTTATATGATTTTGCTATTTGCCAGCGTgttctttttgtttgtgtttggGGTTGGTTGTGTGCATCTTAATTATGCATAGGCCGGGTATATTTTTGTTATGTTTTTATCCACCTGATGCTTCATTTTGAATTAGTAAAATTCACCCTTTGTCGAAAACAACTATTCATTAGATGTTGGGTAAACCCAAGAGATTAGCTGTGTTATTAATAATACACCAACAAAGTGGTCGATTGATCATATAAATGGAAAACAAAGGGACACATAAGGCATTACGACTAGGAAGAAGTAACATTATCAAAAACAAAGTGAATATTCAAAAGATAACTTAGACAACAGATATGTTAATCTCGTTGTCGACATCTCTGCCGGCGCCATCTTCATGGCCTTCTTCTTCTTTATCATCATCAGGTGCTTCTTTTCTGATCATGACGTGCCACGGCTTCTGAAACCTGTCTGCGAATGTCTCCATCCCCATGTTTGACAAGAGTAGCCAGACACGGGACAAGAGTTCCACACCATCGCTCATTTTTTGGGCGTGCAAGTATCCCCTGCACTTACAGGCAGAGTAGCATAGCATCTCAACCCATACCCCCTGGACGACCTCCCACCTCTCCCCTTCGTCCTGCAGCTCCAACAACTCTTTCTGAAGTCTTACTGCATTGTGGACAAGATTTCCCAAGGGTGACTTGTCGCCCAGTATCAGCTCGACATTATGGCAGGCAACGTTGAAGATACTGTTCCTTGTCCCGGGCATCAGCATCTCAGGATGGATGCAGAGCAGGTAAGCCATGTAGCGTGATATCACCGCACTCCCAGTGGCGCACTCAGGAATGTTACCGGCGGTGGTGTAATCATAACAGAGGAGGTCCGTGGTGATGTGCCAGAGCAGGACGCTTCTATCAAACGCCATGTTCAAGCTCCACCTCAAGTGAGGAAGGCTCCTCTTCTTCAGAGTCCAGTGGCCCTTGCGGCCATTGAAGTTCCTGAAGCTAGCAGCATTGTGGATGTACTCTTTCCACCCACCCCTCACATATCCATGAACAAACTGTAAAATTAGGGCAGAGCATCCTGGTGGTGCTTCTTCTATATAACAATGCATGTTAACATAGTCCTTGCAGGAGACAAGTGTGGCAAGCTTCATCAAAACAGTTGGCCGCTTGGCGCGATAACCACACGACAAGAGGCTATGCTGGGAAACCTTGACTGATTCTGTGAAACTGATGAAAGGATCGAGCAAGAGAATTATGACTTCTAGCAACGTCGTACAAGAGAACAAGATGTAAGTTACCTTGACATCGGTTGCATTGTAGTCATGGTAGTATTTGTGGCCTATGGAGAAGAGGATGACAGAAGCTAAGGCTAGGAATGGGAGCAACAAATACGAACATAAGCCAAGGCCACTATTTAGCATCGTCTTTCTCGTGTAGAAGTGCTCAAAGGAGGAAAGGAGCATCATGTCCAATATGTGATGTGCATGTCGGAAATCAAGGGCAATGAATTCCCGTAAGATTTTAATCCGACTAGAGTATGGAACTGGTATGTCTGCAAGTAGCCTGTAGACATACTTGTCCACCAAGCAGTGTTGAGCTAGTTTTACCGTTGCGTCTTGATCATGGGCTAACTCTGACTCCAGTACACACTTTCTTGCTTCTTGTGCAAATTCTTGAAGATAAATGTCCTTCTCTTCGGCTGCTGCTTCTGGTAATCTAGTTGACTTAGATCCATAGCTGTATCCGGAAGTGCAGACCTGCCAAAAACGTGCAACCATACCTTGTTTCCTTAGCGCGGACGGAGACAAATAGGCAACCATGGCACTGATACTGGCGCTCTGGAGAGCCCATGGCTTCTGGCAGGATCTGATGATCCCAACGACAAACATCAAGATTGCGGCCTGCAGCAACTTCTTCTCGCCAGACCACGACATACAGAAGACGTAGAGGGCGACGGTGATCTGGGATGCCACGGTTATGGCATGCCGCACCCACAGCTCGTTGTCTTGGATGCTGTAGGCAGTCATGGTGTGCTGGCCGCCGAGGTGGACGAGGAGGACAGGCGCCCATACGACCTCCAGGCCGCTCCCGCTCCCATCGCCGGGCGGCTGCCTGTGGCGGTTGAAGAGGGTGGCCAGCGAATATATCGCCAGAGCATCGCCGCCTAGATAGGCAAGCCACATGAAGAGTCTGAACCAAGCTGGAAGAGCACGCCTCCGCAccaaggaggagaagaagaggaagtaCTGGATGAAGAGGCTGCCCAGCACCAGAATGCGCAGATGCCAGTCATCCCACCATTGCACAGCACCAGAGAAACCCATTTCCCCTTATTCCCCACGCCTTCTTCCGTGGCTCTCACCGCCCAAAAAAGATGCATATATACATGCCCTCAAAAAGACAAAGCACATGCGTGTCTTCTGTACCTTGCGTGCTCGTGGCGAGATCTTAACATGCTCCTGATGATCTTCATTATATTCCAGGCTTAATTCACAGTGCCCCTTACTTTATCTAGCTAGGGAGATGGAGTGCATGCATCCCACTCGGTGGTTTCCCTTCCTTGAAAAGGAGTTTAAGCATCTGCTGCCCACCATTGACCGCTAGGTATATATGGCCCTTTTGCACGCTACACCTTTGGGTAGTCATTTAACCTGATCTATAATTACTAACAATGATTCGCAACATCCTTACTTTTTCTAGTCCTACGCATCCCTTGCTTGTTCGTGCTGCTTTCCCATTAAAACCAGCACGATGAGAATCCACTACTTTTGCCATTAAAAGTACGATGGGCCTCTTGCCAATTGTGTTAAATTTTTTTTCTAGCCTGACTAGACAGGGTGAATAAGGAAGTGATAGTTGCCTACGACGGTGTGTAAGTGGTTAAGCACGTTGGTTAAATTAGCGGAAACTGATTAGTGAAGAAACGGTATTAAAGTTTGGAACCACCGTCTTTATACACATACAAGCTAAGTCAATAATGTCCTTAGTATCTTGAAATCAGCTCAGTTGACAAGCGGTTGTATGTGACTTTGTTACGAGCTAAGGTCGGGGAAGCTCTGTGTCGCCGCCACAGTCCCTCTTGGGATGTTTTTATCATTTTTCTGAACGTTGAAACTGCTAGTTGTTATACAATTAACTTGTGAGTTCATATTCACTAATGTTGAGCCTCAGCCATTGGCACTGCAACCGGCCATATCTGCTAGCCTCTTCGTTgttgtgcattgccctttctcagaCTCAGAATTGGTGCATAGTTTGCCGGTACATCCAAACTCCATGTGTGGACTTTCTCCTATCCTCCTACACATAAGCCAATATCTTCGTCAAAACAGGCATCATACCTCTCTATCATGATTTACATAATCGAGGTATAtagccatgcaacttccatcttAGATTGCATGACTCGATGTCATTCTTCACTCTTAttttgccttgcatgatcatagaGCTGACATGTTGTGTGGCTTTGCCATTTGTTCCATATTTTTGCATTTTaggctagatcattgcacattaTTGAACACTGTGAGAGGCATTCTTTTTTACACTAGACAAATCTCCCCGCATTGTTGTGAAAATTTATACCAAGGTCCTGATCCGAGTGCGAATCCGAGATCTAGATGGTAACATCGGTGTAGCCTTCGGTCTGGTCCAATACCCAGCCCGAAAATGCAAGCTCGTCACGGGAGTCTGCGTCATACTCCAGGTTTCCAAACCTGATGGTCTaccctggagtgaggttttcaaTCTTGGCCAGTCGAATCAATATTATATTCGGACGAAAATCCATGCATGCACGCTAAGTATATATGGGTAGTGATTTAGCCTGATATAATACTAACAATGATTCTCATCATCCTTTCTTTTTCTACTCGTACGCATCCCTTGCTTGTTCGTGCTGGTTTCCCATTAAAACCAGCACGACGAGAATCCACCACTTTTGCCAATTAAAGAAGGTAAGCGTACGATGGGCCTCTTGCCAATTGCGTTACATTCTTTTTCGAGCTGGACTAGACAGAGTGAATAAACAAGTGATAGTTGTCTACGACAGTGTGTAAGTGGTTAAGCATGTTGGTTAAATTGGTTGAAAATGATTAGTGAAGATATGGTATTAAAGTTTGGAACCACCGTATCTTTCTACACATACAAGCTAAGCCGATAATGTCTTCAGTATCTTGATGAAATCAGCTTAGTTGAAAAGCGGTTGTGTGTGACTTCGTTAGGAGCAAAGGGCATCTTCAAGGCGGACCCGTAAACCCCCCACAACCGTCTGGACTGCGCTGTCTGGACCGCCGAAGCTATCCAACACGGTCTTGTATCAGTTCGCGGAGCGTCCCGGACATGATTTCTCCCGCAAAACAAAGACAAAAGTTGGGGAGGTTTCAGGAGTCCGGACACGCGAAACGTATGAATCCACCCAAAACCCTTCCCGAACCCCGCGACTCCATTCTCCCATTTTTTTCTCCTACCTTCTTTCTCTCTTGCCGCCGCCCTCGCTCCCCCAACCCGGCCACCACGCTAGACCCCCTGCCGGAAATCCGCGTCTCCGTCACCTCCAGCGATCCAGCAGGGCTCCGCGCCGCTTCTCCTTCATCTCCGTTCAATCCCCTGTCCTCCACCCGCCCTGCCAGGAACCATCCTCTACCATGCCCGGCAATTGTTCGATGAATCGCCGGAGCTGAAAACAGTTGTCCCTTTTTGTTTGTAGCAATGGATTCTGATTTGGATTACATATACGAGCAATATGTTGAGGCCTTCGACGGCTCATCAGGCGAGGAGTACTCCGATGAGACGGCAATGATGCAGGCAGTCCTTGAAGATGTGGAGCGTACGAAGGAGCATGTTCTCAATTTCAAGGGCTCGATCAAGTGTCATCGGGTGCTCAACCGCAATAGGACGCGCAGTCATTTGACACTGATGGCTGACTACTTTGCCCCCGATGCACTATTCGCTGACCATGTTCGACGGCGTTTTGGGATGCGCAAGCCTGCCTTCAATCATTTGAACCACGGTGTCCCGTCCTACGATGGCTACTTTATCCTGAAGAAGGACGCCGTGGGAACGATTGGCTTCTCTTGTTACCAGAAGCGCACGACTGCACTCCAGAAGCTTGCATATGGCACGACCACTGATTCGTGGGACGAGTACCTACAGATGTCTGAGAGCACATGCAAAGATGCTATGGTGCCGTGGTCGAGGTGTTTGGAACTTAGTACCTGAGAGAACCAACTGTGGCAGACAACGAGAGGCTACTGGCAATCTCAGAAGCAACAGGGTGGCCAGGTATGCTTGGAACTcttgactgcatgcattggaattGGAAGAATCTCCTAGAGGCTTTACAAGGGCAATACCGTGGTCATGTTAAAAAGACAACTATTATTTTTGAGGCAGTTGCATCACAGGATCCTTGGATTTGGCACACTTTCTTTGGCATGCTCGGGTCTCACAATGACATCATTGTGCTGCAACGATCACTGTTGTTTGCGAGGCTGACTGAAGGAAACCCTCCTCCTTGCCACTATACTGTCAATGGACATGAGTACAACATGACCTACTATCTGGTTGACGGTATCTATCCTCCATGGGCAACCTTTGTCAGCACCATCTCAAACCCAGTTGGCAAAAAAAGGATCACTTTGCCCAAAGACAAGAAGCAGCTAGAAAGGATGTGGAAAGGGCAATTGGAATTCTTCAGGCCTGTTTTGCAGTTGTTCGTGGACCTGCAAAACAATGGGATCCAGAGACCTTGTGGGAGGCGATGACATGTTCTGTGATCATGCACATCATTATAGTCGAGGATGAGTATGACGATGCTGCCGCAACTCTGGAATTTGAGAACATGGTTGATCCTATCCAACTTCTGGACCAGAATTCGGCCACATTTGAGGAGTTTATTCAAATACATCAATAAATTCGGCATCGACCAACTCACGAGCAGTTCAAGGAAGATCCGATTGAGCATCAATGGATGGTGAAAGGGGACAACAATGTTGGGATGTaaatatttgaacttttcaacATTTGAAGTAGTGCTGCATGTGGCTATTTGAACTTCTGTGCTCTTTGTAAGTGGCTAGTTGATCATGCGGACTGGGGAAAAAATTCGGAAGCCTGGATGTATGCTACGGTTGGATGTCGACCTCCCGCATCCGTGTCCGCGACTGGCCCCCCTTTGTCCGCGGACGGATGCAGCAAGTTTTGTGCgggttgccgttggagatgccctaaggtCGGGGAAGCTCTATGTCACCGCCACAGTTCCTTTTGGGTTGTTTTAATCATTTTCCTGGATGTTGAAACTGCTAGTTTCCCTTTTACAATTAACTTGTGAGTTCATTTGACTAATGTTGAGCCTCGGCCATTGGCACTTCAACTGTCCATATCTGCTAGCCTCTTCGGTGTTGGGCATTGCCCGTTCTCAGACTCAGAGTTGGTGCATAGTTTGGCGGTACATCCAAACTCCATGTTTGGAGTTTCTCTTGTCCTCCTACACATAAGCAAATATCTTtgtcaaaacagccaccataccttcTTATCATAATTTGCATAACCTAGATATAtagccatgcaacttccatcgtACATTACATAACTCGATGTCATTCTTCACTTTTTTTCCTTGCATGATGGTAGAGATAGCATGTTCTGTGGCTTTGCCGTTTGTTCCATATTTTTGCATGTTGGGCTAGATCATTGAACATCATGGTAGACTGTCAAAGGCATTCTTTTATACTAGAAAAATCCCCGCGTGTTGCTGTGGAAATTTATACCAAGGTCCTGATCTAAGTGCGGATCCGAGATCTAGATGGAAACATCGGCGTAGCCTTGTCTGGTCTAATACCCAACCCAAAAATGCAAGCTCGCCGCAAGAGTCTGTGGCATATTCTAGATTTCCAAACCTGGCGGTCCACCCTGGAGTGAGGTTTCCGTTCTGGGCAAGGTGGCCAGTCGAATCGACATAAAGCGTAGTGCTGCCAAAGACAAAGAGTTACCAATGTGGTTATTTCCGGGCCAACTCTTTGTCTTTGGCAGCAACTATTTTGTACCTCATTGGAAATAGCCACatgataggggcttaatgtttcgcctcccaacttatttatcatatagataaaggtCAACAGTAATagttcatgatcaaatatatttgaatggccatatgtgttgagatctttccccaccacatgatgcttgccaataAAGAATAATTGCGGTTGGAATGAGAAAgcatactattgactcttgcataaaagtaaattcataaagtaaaagataggaccttggcagagggaagcagaggttgccatgcgctttttattTTTAGATGTGCAAACTCTAaatgcaaaggaacgtcactttatattgccccttgtgacaacaacctttattatgcagtctttcttcaccatcacaagttcgtacaaagcttattttcccttacaataaaagatcatacatatttaggagcaatttttattgctttttgcaccgatgacaacttacttgaaggaacttattcaatccataggtagatatactggactctcatggcaagaaactgggtttaagggtttttggatgcacaagtagtatctctacttagtacgaatttttggctagcaaaagatcctaagcaagcaccacatgttgaagtgtccataacaatataacttctatagaaatatacccaaacataactcattacgtcgtcttccttgtccaactttaactaatttgctcaagtttgaaagtaattaatggggctcacaatcatagaagatgtccaagatagtatatttatatgtggaaTCTCTATTttttcaatattctttcatgaattgttcaagtgaccaatgttGTGTTTGCTAATCTTTCAATAAATTTTCCACCTATagttcttatatgtgaagtcattactccccatggtataagagCATGGAACATATATTATTTCAGATTTATGAAAtgcaattcattcaaccatttactcataggatataagtgaagcacgagagtaaatgacaaCCTACTCCAAAAACATaaaagtgaagatcaatgagtagttgaataattatgtagctatgtgaagactctctttCATTTAAATTTTTTAGATCTTGGGATATTTGTTAacacagcaagcaaaacaaaatagaatggcatttcaaggatagcacacctcatgtgaagaagcaaaactAAGGCTCAAcagatactaaccgataattgttgatgaagaaaggtgggatgccaacccgggcatccccaagcttagatgcttgagacttctttaAATATTAAgtagggatgccttgggcatccccaagattgaactcttgtgtctccttaattcctcttacgtcacggtttccctaaatctcaaaaacttcatccacacaaaaatCAACAAGAACTCGAgtaagttagtataaatccatgcaaaatcttatcattctctactgtagaaaatcactaaaattacaatttgacattgcataataaatgcctctgcatatttaaaaCTCCTATCCTCAAAAAGAATCATTAAAcacacaaacatatgcaaacataacagctatctatctaaacaggacagtctgtaaagagtGCAATTTCACTCATACTTCCCTAGCTCAAACAATTCTGAAAACATACAACGTTACAGAGAACTTATTCATGCTcactgtgtaaaaatttcaagattttatcacgttctgactTTCCTGAAGAATTCAGACAATAATAGAAAACTTTTTGTTTTCAAACAATAACATATAGACTTGAAAAATaggcatggtaaaggctatacttgtcTTTTTTggttgaaataaaagatgcaaaacactATTCTAAATAAAATcaataaaataaaaacaaaacaaaatgacgctccaagaaaaactcatatcatgtgacgaataaaaatatagctccaagtaaggttaccgataatgttgaagacgaatgAGGGGATggcttccggggcatccccaagcttatttgATTgaatattccttgaatattatcttaaggttccttgggaatccccaaaCTTAAGGTCTTggcactccttattctcctcacatcgatatctcacccaaaacttgaaaatttcaatcacacaaacttagcggaacttcgtgagatgcgTTAGTATAGTAAAGCAAATCATTCACTTGGGTactatcaaagacaagattaataaTTGTTGTCATGCAATGCCTACTGCACTCTATAATTTCCACAAGTTATATCACTCAATATAAGCTatggaaacactaaaacaagcaaactatgcattgaaaacagaatctgtcaaaagcaGAAGAGCTGTAAAGATCCGAATGTTAATCCCACTTATGCACCTTTAAAACTActgaaaaattaggaccacgtaGGCAATTTTTATATCAATCATCTGTAATAAATCCAGAATTTTATAACGATCCAGTGAAGCACAGAAATTCCAgcactggacgcaaaagtttatgtttttcacAGAATCAAGTGAACTATCATCCACaatatcccaaaggctttacttggcactttattgaaacaaaaactataaaatatgattaatacagtagcttaatcatgtggacacacaaaaacagtaggtataaGTATTTGGTTGTcacccaacaagcgcttttctttaacgcctttttagctaggcatgaagatttcaatgatgttcacgtaaagataggaattgaaacataaaagggagcatcatgaatcacattgcaagcacatttaagtctaacccacttcctaagcatagggattttgtgggcaaacaatttatggtaacaagaatcaactagcataggaaggcaaaacaagcatgacttcaaaactttcaacaaatagagaggaaacttgatattattgtaatacctacaagcatatgttcctctttcataataattttcagaagcatcatgaatgaattcaaatatatagctatcacataaagcattcttttcatgattcataagcatagaaattttactactctccacataagcaaaattcttctcattcatagtagtgggaggagcaaactcaacaaaataactatcatgagatacTTGATTGACATAATCAAATAGaacattaaaatcatgatgacaagtttcatggttatcattattctttatagcatacatgtcatcacaataatcatcataaataggaggcatgctttcatcaaaataaatttgctcatcaaaacttacggtactaaaaatatcatcttcatcaaacatatcatccccaagcttggagctttgcatatcattagcatgatggatattcaaagaattcatactaaaaacattgcaatcatgctcatcattcaaagatttagtgccaaacatttattgacttcttcttctaacactttggcacaattttccttttcatcatttttcacgaaagacatcataaagatgaataatatgaggcAACTTCAGTTCCATTTTTTGTAGtattcttttataaaccaaactagttataaaacaataaactaaaagattcaattgcaagatctaaatatataccttcaagcacccacctccccggcaacggcaccagaaaagagcttgatgtctactacgcaacctttcTTCTTCTAGACtcttgttgggcctccaagcgcagagttttgtaggacagtagcaattttccctcaagtggatgacctaaggtttatcaatccgtgggaggcgtaggatgaagatggtctctcttaaacaaccctgcaaccaaataacaaagagtctcttgtgtccccaacacacccaatacaatggtaaattgtataggtgcactagttcggcgaagagatggtgatacaagtgtaatatggatagtagatataagttttcgtaatctgaaaatataaaaacagcaaggtaactagtaacaaaagtgagcaaaaacggtattgcaatgcttgaaaacaaggcctagggttcatactttcactagtgcaagttctctcaacaatgatgacataattggatcatataacaatccctcaacatgcaatgaagaatcactccaaagttcctatcacggagaacataagatgaaatttcTTGTAGGGTACCAAACCACCTCAAatttattctttctgatcaatccattgggctattcctataagtgtcacaaacaaccctagagttcgtactaaaataacaccacatgacacacatcaatcacccctaatttcacctagatactccaatgtcaccacaagtatcagTGGGtcaattatatgatatgcatcacacaatctcagattcataatattcaatccaagaTAAAGAACTTTAAGAGtaccccaagatttctatcggagaacGGAATATGAAAACACgtaccaacccctatgcatagattaccccaatgtcaccaccggaatccgcaagttgataaccaaaacatacatcaagtggatcaatagaacatcccattgtcaccacagatatcccatcgcaagacatacatcaagtgctctcacatccaaaagattcaatctgacataacaaaacctcaaaggaaaagactcaattcatcacaaggtagagagggaagaccaccataagatccaactataataacaaagctcacggtacatcaattttgtgccaaatcaagaacacgagagagaatgagagataaaacacatagctactggtacaaaccctcagccccgagagttgactactccctcctcatcacggtggccgccgggatgatgaagatggcctccggtgatgattttcccctccggcagggtgccagaacgggcaCCCGAGAggttttcatggctacagaggcctgcggtggcggaacttccgatctaggggtCATTTCAggggttttggtatttataggatttttggcgtcggtctcacgtcaaggggttgctcgaggggcccacaagccataggggcgcgccccctggcttgtggcctcctcgtccACTTCCTGGACCAGCTCCggtgcttcgggggtctcttttggtccataattCAACGTAATTTCAGCCCATTCCgaaaacttttatttctgcacaaaaaacgcaccacggtagttctactgaaaatagcgttagtctgggttagttctaataaaatcataccaaaaccatataaagtTGTTGTAAACatgacatgaatacttcataaattatagatacgttggagacatatcaaggacaacagcggcggcggcggcgcctaTCTAGGACAGGGCAGTGGTGGTCCTCCTGGCCAATGCGGCAGTGGCTACCAGGGCCAAAATAGTGGCTATCGCAGCGGCCACAATAGTGGCTACGGCAATGGCGGCTAGTTCGACTGCTACGACTATGGTGGGGGGCCATCCTAAGCAAGGAGGCTATGGTTACGGTTACAGAAGTGTAAAAAAACTGGTCACACACAAACATTAAAATCATGCACTAATGCATATTTGTTAAAGTAAAGAGTTAACGTATGCATTTTGATTAATAAATATTCTAAAAATTGTACCGTGGATAAAAATTAACAACTTGATTTTCTTTTCAGAGTAAATAATAATAAATTGAGTAACAAAGTATTAATTCATGTATATAATAGAG
This genomic window from Aegilops tauschii subsp. strangulata cultivar AL8/78 chromosome 4, Aet v6.0, whole genome shotgun sequence contains:
- the LOC109783041 gene encoding uncharacterized protein, which gives rise to MGFSGAVQWWDDWHLRILVLGSLFIQYFLFFSSLVRRRALPAWFRLFMWLAYLGGDALAIYSLATLFNRHRQPPGDGSGSGLEVVWAPVLLVHLGGQHTMTAYSIQDNELWVRHAITVASQITVALYVFCMSWSGEKKLLQAAILMFVVGIIRSCQKPWALQSASISAMVAYLSPSALRKQGMVARFWQVCTSGYSYGSKSTRLPEAAAEEKDIYLQEFAQEARKCVLESELAHDQDATVKLAQHCLVDKYVYRLLADIPVPYSSRIKILREFIALDFRHAHHILDMMLLSSFEHFYTRKTMLNSGLGLCSYLLLPFLALASVILFSIGHKYYHDYNATDVKVTYILFSCTTLLEVIILLLDPFISFTESVKVSQHSLLSCGYRAKRPTVLMKLATLVSCKDYVNMHCYIEEAPPGCSALILQFVHGYVRGGWKEYIHNAASFRNFNGRKGHWTLKKRSLPHLRWSLNMAFDRSVLLWHITTDLLCYDYTTAGNIPECATGSAVISRYMAYLLCIHPEMLMPGTRNSIFNVACHNVELILGDKSPLGNLVHNAVRLQKELLELQDEGERWEVVQGVWVEMLCYSACKCRGYLHAQKMSDGVELLSRVWLLLSNMGMETFADRFQKPWHVMIRKEAPDDDKEEEGHEDGAGRDVDNEINISVV